A single window of Thermodesulfobacteriota bacterium DNA harbors:
- the mnmE gene encoding tRNA uridine-5-carboxymethylaminomethyl(34) synthesis GTPase MnmE: MSTNQVYEQDTIAAIATAQGPGGIAVIRVSGQDCTSIIQRIFTRNSEMINPSEMQSHHMYHGQIVDKSSKTVIDEVLCVVMRSPSSYTGENMAEIHSHGGYLAPKKILDLIYKSGARAAKPGEFTLRAYLNGKMDLAQAEAVTDVINAQTQEGLKQAEMQLEGALSKRIDEYKDIIADILAEIEAQVDFPEEDIDSIVKDRLEKQSQGLIDKINHLINTYEHGRILKDGVNTAIIGKPNVGKSSLLNQMIMKERAIVSPIPGTTRDFIEESVDIGGIALKLTDTAGIRTSSDEIENIGVGLAKKKAEQAELIIAVIDSSSELDGNDKEILDHIKDKKAVLVLNKADIATKTTNEDTKTYIDKVRTVETSAKLGTGINELKATIKTVLSITSENSEASEIVLTELRHKTALERSCSSLKSFLAALKDNSSPEFLALDARIALESLGEITGEVTTEDILGRIFNKFCIGK; the protein is encoded by the coding sequence ATGAGCACAAACCAAGTATACGAACAGGACACAATAGCAGCCATAGCCACAGCACAGGGTCCAGGCGGCATAGCAGTAATTAGAGTCAGTGGACAAGACTGTACTAGCATTATCCAAAGAATTTTCACTAGGAATAGCGAAATGATTAATCCTTCTGAAATGCAATCTCACCACATGTACCACGGGCAAATTGTAGATAAGTCATCTAAAACGGTTATCGATGAGGTGCTATGCGTAGTTATGAGGTCTCCAAGCTCATATACGGGCGAGAATATGGCCGAAATCCACTCACATGGGGGCTATTTAGCGCCAAAGAAGATACTAGATCTAATTTATAAAAGCGGCGCAAGAGCGGCAAAACCCGGCGAATTCACACTTAGAGCCTATCTCAACGGCAAAATGGACCTCGCTCAGGCTGAAGCAGTAACAGATGTCATCAACGCCCAGACTCAAGAAGGCTTAAAACAGGCGGAAATGCAGCTAGAAGGGGCGCTTTCAAAGAGAATTGATGAATATAAAGACATAATTGCAGATATCTTGGCCGAGATTGAAGCGCAAGTTGATTTTCCTGAAGAGGACATTGATTCTATTGTCAAAGATAGACTTGAAAAGCAGTCTCAGGGGTTAATAGACAAAATCAACCATCTCATTAACACATACGAGCATGGCAGAATTCTAAAAGACGGAGTAAATACAGCAATTATTGGAAAACCCAATGTCGGAAAGTCCAGCCTACTAAACCAGATGATTATGAAAGAAAGGGCCATTGTAAGCCCAATTCCAGGCACAACAAGGGATTTCATTGAGGAAAGCGTTGATATAGGCGGAATAGCCCTAAAACTAACCGACACTGCTGGCATAAGGACTAGCAGCGACGAGATAGAGAATATAGGGGTTGGACTTGCAAAGAAAAAAGCAGAGCAAGCAGAGCTCATCATAGCCGTCATAGACTCTAGCAGCGAATTAGACGGTAACGACAAAGAGATATTAGACCATATTAAGGATAAAAAAGCGGTTTTAGTACTAAACAAAGCAGATATTGCTACCAAAACAACAAATGAGGATACTAAAACCTACATAGATAAGGTAAGAACCGTGGAAACATCAGCCAAGCTCGGCACTGGTATTAACGAATTAAAAGCGACCATCAAGACAGTTTTATCGATAACTTCCGAGAATTCTGAGGCAAGTGAAATTGTATTGACCGAACTACGCCACAAAACAGCTCTAGAAAGATCCTGCAGCAGCCTTAAATCTTTCCTTGCTGCCCTAAAAGACAATTCGTCTCCCGAATTCCTAGCGCTTGATGCAAGAATAGCCTTAGAGTCTTTAGGGGAGATCACAGGAGAAGTTACAACCGAGGATATACTTGGCAGAATATTCAACAAGTTTTGTATTGGAAAGTAG